From Cronobacter turicensis z3032, the proteins below share one genomic window:
- the sprT gene encoding Protein sprT, translated as MRPSRLRFYPLAMKTPRLPIAIQQAVMRSLRDALARANLKLARHYPEPKLVYQQRGTAAGTAWLESYEIRLNPVLLMENQQAFINEVVPHELAHLLVWKHFGRVPPHGKEWKWMMESVLGVPARRTHQFELDSVRANTFPYRCRCQQHQLTVRRHNRVVRGETQYRCVRCGDTLVAES; from the coding sequence TTGCGCCCATCCCGTCTTCGGTTCTATCCTCTCGCTATGAAAACCCCACGTCTTCCCATCGCCATTCAACAGGCCGTTATGCGCAGCCTGCGTGATGCGCTCGCGCGCGCCAACCTCAAACTGGCTCGTCACTACCCGGAGCCGAAACTGGTTTATCAGCAGCGCGGCACCGCAGCGGGCACCGCCTGGCTAGAAAGCTATGAAATCCGCTTAAACCCGGTACTGCTGATGGAAAATCAGCAGGCATTCATTAATGAAGTGGTGCCGCATGAGCTGGCGCACCTGCTGGTGTGGAAACACTTCGGCCGCGTGCCGCCGCACGGCAAAGAGTGGAAATGGATGATGGAAAGCGTGCTCGGCGTCCCGGCGCGCCGCACGCATCAGTTTGAGCTCGATTCAGTGCGCGCCAATACCTTCCCCTACCGCTGTCGCTGCCAGCAGCATCAGCTCACCGTCCGCCGTCATAACCGCGTCGTGCGCGGCGAAACCCAGTACCGCTGCGTGCGCTGCGGCGACACGCTGGTCGCGGAAAGCTGA
- the endA gene encoding Endonuclease-1, with product MHSFSQAKAAGVKINADAPGDFYCGCPITWQGKKGLPDLKACGYQVRKNENRASRIEWEHVVPAWQFGHQRQCWQDGGRKNCDKDPVYREMETDLHNLQPAVGEVNGDRGNFLYSQWRGGEGQYGQCEMKVDFKNKQAEPPARARGAIARTYFYMRDKYQLNLSRAQTQLFEAWDKLYPVSAWECTRDERIARVQGNHNPYVQQACQGQNR from the coding sequence ATTCATAGTTTCAGCCAGGCCAAAGCGGCTGGCGTGAAAATCAACGCCGACGCGCCCGGCGATTTCTACTGCGGCTGCCCGATTACCTGGCAGGGCAAAAAAGGCCTCCCCGATCTCAAAGCCTGCGGCTATCAGGTACGTAAAAACGAAAACCGCGCCTCGCGCATCGAATGGGAACATGTCGTGCCCGCGTGGCAGTTCGGCCACCAGCGCCAGTGCTGGCAGGATGGCGGGCGGAAAAACTGCGATAAAGACCCGGTCTATCGAGAAATGGAAACCGACCTTCATAACCTGCAACCTGCCGTCGGCGAGGTGAACGGCGATCGCGGCAATTTCCTCTACAGCCAGTGGCGCGGCGGTGAGGGCCAGTACGGCCAGTGCGAAATGAAAGTCGACTTTAAAAATAAACAGGCCGAGCCGCCTGCCCGCGCCCGCGGCGCTATCGCGCGCACCTATTTCTATATGCGCGATAAATATCAGCTCAACCTGTCGCGCGCCCAGACGCAGCTTTTCGAGGCCTGGGACAAGCTCTACCCGGTGAGCGCGTGGGAATGTACCCGCGATGAACGCATCGCCAGGGTTCAGGGCAACCATAACCCTTACGTACAGCAGGCTTGCCAGGGGCAAAACCGCTAA
- the rsmE gene encoding Ribosomal RNA small subunit methyltransferase E has protein sequence MRIPRIYHPEPLVVGSEIALDEDAANHVGRVLRMSAGQALQLFDGSNQVFAAEITQANKKSVLVNVVSAEEANRESPLFLHLGQVMSRGEKMEFTIQKSIELGVSVITPLFSERCGVKLDEERLNKKLQQWQKIAIAACEQCGRNVVPEIRPAMDLEAWCAEPDTGLKLNLHPRAAHSINTLPQPVERVRLLIGPEGGLSADEIAMTARYQFTDILLGPRVLRTETTALTAITALQVRFGDLG, from the coding sequence ATGCGAATTCCCCGCATCTATCACCCCGAGCCGTTAGTCGTCGGGTCTGAAATCGCTCTTGATGAAGACGCCGCGAATCACGTAGGCCGGGTGCTGCGCATGAGCGCAGGCCAGGCGCTGCAGCTGTTCGACGGCAGCAACCAGGTGTTTGCCGCTGAAATCACCCAGGCGAATAAAAAAAGCGTTCTGGTCAATGTGGTGAGCGCCGAAGAGGCGAACCGTGAATCACCGCTCTTTTTACATCTCGGCCAGGTGATGTCGCGCGGCGAGAAGATGGAGTTCACCATCCAGAAGTCAATTGAACTTGGCGTCAGTGTGATCACCCCGCTCTTCTCCGAGCGCTGCGGCGTTAAGCTTGATGAAGAGCGCCTTAATAAAAAGCTGCAGCAGTGGCAGAAAATCGCGATCGCCGCCTGCGAGCAGTGCGGACGCAACGTGGTGCCGGAAATCCGCCCGGCGATGGATCTGGAAGCCTGGTGCGCCGAGCCGGATACCGGCCTGAAGCTCAATCTCCACCCGCGCGCCGCGCACAGCATTAACACGCTGCCGCAGCCCGTTGAGCGCGTGCGTCTGCTGATTGGCCCGGAAGGCGGCCTGTCGGCCGACGAAATTGCCATGACCGCACGTTATCAATTTACTGATATCCTGTTAGGACCACGCGTTTTGCGCACAGAGACCACTGCGCTCACCGCCATCACCGCACTGCAGGTGCGCTTTGGCGATCTGGGCTAA
- the gshB gene encoding Glutathione synthetase has product MIKLGIVMDPIANINIKKDSSFAMLLEAQRRGYELHYMEMADLYLNNGEGRARTRLVSVEQNYDKWYEFGTEQDIALADLDVVLMRKDPPFDTEFIYATYILERAEEKGTLIVNKPQSLRDCNEKLFTAWFADLTPHTLVTRNKAQLKAFWEKHGDIILKPLDGMGGASIFRVKEGDPNLSVIAETLTVLGSRYCMAQNYLPAIKDGDKRVLVVDGEPVPYCLARIPQGGETRGNLAAGGRGEPRPLTDSDWEIARRVGPTLKAKGLIFVGLDIIGDKLTEINVTSPTCVREIEAQYPVSITGMLMDAIEKRLAK; this is encoded by the coding sequence ATGATCAAGCTCGGCATCGTGATGGACCCCATCGCAAACATCAATATCAAAAAAGATTCCAGCTTCGCCATGCTGCTGGAAGCCCAGCGCCGCGGCTATGAACTCCACTATATGGAGATGGCGGATCTGTACCTCAATAACGGCGAAGGCCGCGCCCGCACGCGTCTGGTGAGCGTCGAGCAGAATTACGACAAATGGTATGAGTTCGGCACCGAGCAGGATATTGCGCTGGCCGATCTCGACGTCGTGCTGATGCGTAAAGATCCGCCGTTCGACACCGAATTCATCTACGCCACGTACATCCTTGAGCGCGCCGAAGAGAAAGGCACGCTTATCGTCAACAAGCCCCAGAGCCTGCGCGACTGCAATGAGAAACTCTTCACCGCGTGGTTTGCCGATCTCACCCCGCATACGCTGGTGACGCGCAACAAAGCGCAGCTGAAAGCCTTCTGGGAAAAACATGGCGATATCATCTTAAAACCGCTGGACGGCATGGGCGGCGCGTCGATTTTCCGCGTGAAAGAAGGCGACCCGAACCTTTCCGTTATTGCGGAAACCCTGACGGTGCTTGGTAGCCGCTACTGCATGGCGCAAAACTACCTGCCGGCGATTAAAGACGGCGACAAGCGCGTACTGGTCGTGGACGGCGAGCCGGTGCCTTACTGCCTTGCGCGCATTCCGCAGGGCGGCGAAACCCGCGGCAACCTGGCGGCCGGCGGTCGTGGCGAACCGCGTCCGCTGACGGACAGCGACTGGGAAATCGCCCGTCGCGTCGGGCCGACGCTGAAAGCAAAAGGCCTGATTTTTGTGGGTCTCGATATCATCGGCGACAAGCTGACGGAAATTAACGTCACCAGCCCCACCTGCGTGCGCGAAATCGAAGCGCAGTACCCGGTTTCCATTACCGGCATGCTGATGGACGCCATCGAAAAACGCCTCGCTAAGTAA
- a CDS encoding UPF0301 protein ESA_00394 produces MTMNLQHHFLIAMPALQDPLFRRSVVYICEYNDEGAMGLIINKPLENLQVEGVLQKLKITPEPRDPAIRLDKPVFLGGPLAEDRGFILHTPPDAFSSSIRISDNTVITTSRDVLETLGTAEQPDDVLVALGYSSWEKGQLEEEILENAWLTAPADLNILFRTPIADRWREAAKLIGIDIHTMPGEAGHA; encoded by the coding sequence TTGACGATGAATTTACAGCATCATTTTCTCATTGCCATGCCGGCCCTTCAGGACCCGCTGTTCCGCCGTTCCGTGGTGTATATCTGCGAATACAACGATGAAGGCGCGATGGGCCTTATCATTAACAAACCTCTGGAAAATCTGCAGGTTGAAGGTGTTCTTCAGAAACTGAAAATCACGCCGGAGCCGCGCGACCCGGCGATCCGTCTCGACAAGCCCGTGTTTCTCGGCGGCCCGCTGGCCGAAGACCGCGGTTTTATTCTCCATACGCCGCCGGATGCGTTCTCCTCCAGCATCCGTATCTCCGATAACACGGTCATCACCACTTCGCGCGACGTGCTGGAAACGCTCGGCACCGCCGAACAGCCCGATGACGTGCTGGTGGCGCTCGGCTATTCTTCGTGGGAGAAAGGCCAGCTTGAAGAAGAGATCCTGGAAAACGCCTGGCTCACGGCGCCGGCGGATCTGAATATCCTGTTCCGCACGCCCATCGCCGACCGCTGGCGCGAGGCTGCGAAGCTTATCGGCATCGACATTCACACCATGCCAGGCGAAGCGGGGCACGCGTAA
- a CDS encoding Putative Holliday junction resolvase — translation MSGTLLAFDFGTKSIGVAIGQRVTATARPLNAIKAQNGNPDWTIIERLLKEWQPDDVIVGLPLNMDGTEQPLTSRARTFANRLHGRFGIKVTLHDERLSTVEARAGLFERGGFRALNKGSVDSASAVVILESYFEQHG, via the coding sequence ATGAGCGGCACCCTGCTGGCCTTCGATTTTGGCACGAAAAGTATCGGCGTGGCGATTGGACAGCGTGTGACCGCCACCGCCCGCCCGCTGAATGCGATCAAAGCGCAAAACGGCAACCCGGACTGGACAATCATTGAGCGGCTGCTGAAAGAGTGGCAACCGGACGACGTCATCGTCGGCCTGCCGCTGAACATGGACGGCACCGAACAACCGCTGACGTCGCGCGCGCGTACATTCGCCAACAGGCTGCATGGTCGCTTCGGTATAAAAGTCACGCTGCACGATGAACGCCTCAGCACTGTTGAAGCCCGCGCCGGGCTTTTTGAGCGCGGTGGTTTTCGCGCGCTGAACAAAGGTAGCGTGGACTCCGCCTCCGCGGTCGTCATTCTGGAAAGCTACTTCGAGCAACACGGCTAA
- the yggR gene encoding Uncharacterized protein yggR has translation MEMDELVALSVKHNVSDLHLCSELPARWRRQGRLEPLPDAVPKPENLLARWLDDAHQRELAERGQTDFAVSLAGGVRLRGNAFRQMQGVSLVLRLLPRGCPRLEALGVPAAVPELLTMPDGLMLVTGATGSGKSTTLAAMVGYLNETLDGHILTLEDPVEFCHQPARCLIQQREIGTHCQSFSDGLRGALREDPDVILLGELRDSETIRLALTAAETGHLVMATLHTRGAAQAVERLVDVFPADEQNKVRSQLAGSLKAVLAQKLVPDVQGGRTALHELLINTPAVANLIREGKTHQLPGLMETGQQQGMQTFAQSVAMRLNEGKLALQKDASAGHWC, from the coding sequence ATGGAAATGGATGAATTAGTGGCGCTTAGTGTAAAGCATAACGTTTCGGATCTACACCTGTGTAGCGAGCTACCGGCGCGCTGGCGCAGGCAGGGGCGGCTGGAGCCGCTGCCTGATGCCGTCCCGAAGCCGGAGAACCTGCTGGCGCGCTGGCTCGACGACGCCCATCAGCGCGAGCTTGCCGAACGGGGGCAGACCGATTTCGCAGTTAGTCTTGCAGGCGGCGTGCGGCTGCGCGGCAATGCGTTTCGCCAGATGCAGGGGGTGTCGCTGGTATTGCGCCTGCTGCCGCGAGGCTGCCCCAGGCTTGAAGCGCTCGGCGTGCCCGCAGCGGTGCCAGAGCTATTGACGATGCCGGATGGCCTGATGCTGGTCACAGGGGCGACCGGCAGCGGCAAATCGACGACGCTCGCCGCGATGGTCGGCTACCTGAATGAGACGCTCGACGGCCATATTCTGACGCTTGAAGATCCGGTCGAGTTTTGTCATCAACCGGCGCGCTGTCTTATCCAGCAGCGTGAAATCGGCACGCACTGCCAAAGCTTCAGCGACGGCCTGCGCGGCGCGCTGCGTGAAGATCCGGATGTCATTTTGCTGGGGGAGCTGCGCGACAGCGAAACCATCCGGCTGGCGCTTACGGCGGCGGAGACCGGCCATCTGGTGATGGCGACGCTGCATACGCGCGGCGCGGCGCAGGCCGTCGAGCGGCTGGTGGATGTCTTTCCTGCTGATGAACAGAATAAAGTCCGCAGCCAGTTGGCGGGCAGCCTGAAAGCGGTGCTGGCGCAAAAGCTGGTGCCGGACGTTCAGGGCGGCAGAACGGCGCTGCATGAACTTCTCATCAATACGCCCGCCGTGGCGAATCTTATCCGCGAGGGGAAAACGCACCAGCTGCCGGGCCTGATGGAAACCGGCCAGCAGCAGGGGATGCAAACCTTCGCGCAAAGCGTGGCGATGCGTCTGAACGAAGGCAAACTGGCGCTGCAAAAAGACGCCAGCGCCGGGCACTGGTGTTAA
- the yggS gene encoding UPF0001 protein yggS, with the protein MHPFPYSFPTMSETERNLTQVRQKISAAAQRCGRAPEEVTLLAVSKTKPASAIAEAIAAGQREFGENYVQEGVEKILHFRDAGVEGLTWHFIGPLQSNKSRLVAEHFDWCHTVDRLRIATRLNEQRPDEMTPLNVLIQVNISDEQSKSGIALSELDTLAEQIAALPRLRLRGLMAIPAPEKEYARQFAVAREMAAAFTALKARYPTVDTLSLGMSDDMEAAIAAGSTMVRIGTAIFGARDYARAAQH; encoded by the coding sequence ATTCATCCATTTCCATATAGCTTCCCTACCATGAGTGAGACAGAACGCAACTTAACGCAGGTTCGGCAAAAGATCTCAGCGGCTGCACAACGCTGCGGCCGGGCTCCAGAAGAAGTTACGCTGCTTGCAGTGAGTAAAACAAAACCTGCGAGCGCGATAGCAGAAGCGATCGCCGCCGGGCAGCGTGAATTCGGTGAAAACTATGTGCAGGAGGGTGTGGAAAAGATCCTCCATTTCCGCGACGCGGGCGTGGAAGGGCTGACGTGGCACTTTATCGGTCCGTTGCAGTCCAACAAAAGCCGTCTGGTGGCGGAGCATTTCGACTGGTGCCATACGGTCGACAGGCTGCGCATCGCCACTCGCCTGAATGAACAGCGCCCCGACGAAATGACGCCGCTTAACGTGCTGATTCAGGTTAATATCAGCGACGAACAGAGCAAATCCGGCATCGCCTTAAGCGAGCTGGATACGCTTGCAGAGCAGATAGCGGCGCTGCCGCGTCTGCGGCTGCGCGGGCTGATGGCCATTCCGGCGCCGGAAAAGGAGTATGCGCGCCAGTTTGCCGTCGCGCGTGAGATGGCGGCGGCCTTCACGGCGCTTAAAGCGCGCTACCCGACGGTAGACACGCTTTCGCTCGGCATGAGCGATGATATGGAAGCCGCCATCGCCGCTGGCAGCACGATGGTGCGCATTGGTACCGCGATTTTCGGCGCGCGCGATTACGCCCGCGCCGCTCAACATTAA
- the yggT gene encoding Uncharacterized protein yggT — MLTLTFLVKTLIELYVMVLLLRIWMQWSRCDFYNPLAQTVVKFTQPVIGPLRRIIPSIGPIDTSSLLVAFILSTLKFPLLLLIQSGGLSLDPFNLVVGLLSLLKSAGLLVFWVIIIRSLMSWVSQGRSPIEFVLIQLTEPLMAPIRRILPAMGGIDFSAMGVIILLYLLNYLGMDLFPRLWYLL; from the coding sequence ATGCTGACGTTGACTTTCCTGGTCAAAACCCTGATCGAACTGTATGTGATGGTGCTGCTGCTGCGCATCTGGATGCAGTGGTCGCGCTGCGATTTTTATAACCCGCTCGCCCAGACGGTAGTGAAATTTACCCAGCCGGTGATAGGCCCGCTGCGTCGTATCATTCCGTCAATAGGGCCGATCGACACTTCGTCGCTGCTGGTGGCGTTTATTCTCTCGACGCTGAAATTCCCGCTGCTGCTGTTGATTCAGTCGGGCGGGCTGTCGCTTGATCCGTTTAACCTGGTGGTAGGCCTGCTGTCGCTGCTGAAATCCGCAGGTCTGCTGGTCTTCTGGGTGATTATTATCCGCTCGCTGATGAGCTGGGTAAGCCAGGGCCGCAGCCCGATTGAGTTTGTGCTGATTCAGCTCACCGAGCCGCTGATGGCGCCGATCCGCCGTATTCTTCCGGCCATGGGCGGCATCGATTTTTCCGCCATGGGCGTCATCATTCTGCTCTATCTGCTGAACTACCTCGGCATGGATCTCTTCCCGAGGCTGTGGTATTTGCTGTGA
- a CDS encoding UPF0235 protein ESA_00387, with translation MSAVSKTVDGLVLRLYIQPKASRDSIIGLHGDELKVAITAPPVDGQANAHLVKYLAKQFRVAKSQVVIEKGELGRHKQVKIIEPQQIPTEVAAVTD, from the coding sequence GTGAGTGCCGTAAGTAAAACCGTCGACGGGCTGGTGTTACGGCTGTATATCCAGCCGAAGGCCAGCCGCGACAGCATTATTGGTTTACATGGCGACGAGCTAAAAGTCGCCATCACCGCCCCGCCGGTTGACGGCCAGGCGAACGCCCACCTGGTGAAGTATCTCGCGAAACAGTTCCGCGTGGCCAAAAGCCAGGTGGTAATTGAAAAAGGCGAACTGGGCCGTCATAAGCAAGTCAAAATCATCGAACCCCAACAGATCCCAACGGAAGTTGCGGCTGTCACCGACTAA
- the rdgB gene encoding Nucleoside-triphosphatase rdgB — MQDYAMQKVVLATGNAGKVRELASLLQEFGLDVVAQTELGVESAEETGLTFIENAILKARHAAQVTGFAAIADDSGLSVDALGGAPGIYSARYAGSDASDQENLEKLLVALHDVPDEQRQAQFHCVLVYMRHADDPTPLVFHGVWSGVITRAPAGQGGFGYDPIFFIPTLGKTAAELTREEKSAISHRGQALKLLLEAMRNG; from the coding sequence ATACAGGATTACGCTATGCAGAAAGTTGTCCTCGCGACCGGCAACGCCGGTAAAGTGCGCGAACTCGCCTCATTGCTGCAGGAGTTTGGGCTGGATGTCGTGGCGCAGACCGAGCTTGGCGTCGAGTCCGCCGAAGAAACCGGCCTGACGTTTATCGAAAACGCGATCCTGAAAGCGCGTCACGCAGCCCAGGTCACCGGCTTTGCGGCAATCGCCGACGATTCCGGCCTCTCTGTGGATGCGCTTGGCGGCGCGCCGGGGATCTACTCCGCGCGTTACGCGGGCAGTGATGCCAGCGATCAGGAGAACCTGGAAAAGCTGCTGGTGGCGTTACACGACGTGCCGGACGAGCAGCGCCAGGCGCAGTTCCACTGTGTGCTGGTCTATATGCGCCATGCCGACGATCCGACGCCGCTGGTTTTCCACGGCGTCTGGTCTGGCGTTATCACCCGCGCGCCGGCAGGCCAGGGCGGTTTTGGCTACGACCCGATTTTCTTTATCCCCACGCTTGGCAAAACCGCCGCCGAGCTGACGCGTGAAGAGAAAAGCGCGATTTCCCACCGCGGGCAGGCGCTGAAATTATTACTGGAAGCAATGCGTAATGGCTGA
- the yggW gene encoding Oxygen-independent coproporphyrinogen-III oxidase-like protein yggW — protein sequence MADLPPLSLYIHIPWCVQKCPYCDFNSHALKGEVPHDDYVQHLLSDLDNDAPWAQGREVKTIFIGGGTPSLLSGPAMQTLLDGVRARLALASDAEITMEANPGTVEADRFVEYQRAGVNRISIGVQSFSEPKLARLGRVHGPEEAKRAARLASGLGLRSFNLDLMHGLPDQSLEEALDDLRQAIALNPPHLSWYQLTIEPNTLFGSRPPVLPDDDALWDIFEQGHQLLTAAGYEQYETSAYAKPGYQCQHNLNYWRFGDYLGIGCGAHGKITLADGCILRTAKTRHPRGYMTGNYLDKQHEVETQDKPFEFFMNRFRLLEPAPRAEFARYTGLSEAAIRPQIDEAIALNYLAETPESWQITEHGKLFLNSLLELFLAE from the coding sequence ATGGCTGATTTGCCACCCTTAAGTCTTTATATCCATATCCCCTGGTGCGTGCAGAAGTGCCCTTATTGCGACTTCAATTCCCACGCGCTCAAGGGCGAAGTGCCGCATGACGATTATGTCCAGCATCTGTTAAGCGATCTGGATAACGACGCCCCCTGGGCGCAGGGCCGCGAGGTGAAGACGATTTTCATCGGCGGCGGCACGCCGAGCCTGCTTTCCGGCCCCGCGATGCAAACCTTGTTGGACGGCGTGCGGGCGCGGCTTGCGCTCGCGTCGGATGCTGAAATCACGATGGAAGCCAACCCTGGCACCGTGGAGGCTGACCGCTTTGTGGAGTATCAGCGCGCAGGCGTGAACCGCATTTCTATCGGCGTGCAGAGCTTCAGCGAGCCGAAACTCGCGCGTCTTGGCCGTGTTCACGGGCCGGAAGAGGCGAAGCGCGCGGCGCGTCTCGCCAGCGGTCTCGGGCTTCGCAGCTTTAACCTCGATTTGATGCACGGCCTGCCGGATCAGTCGCTGGAAGAGGCGCTTGATGATTTGCGCCAGGCGATCGCGCTGAACCCGCCGCATCTGTCCTGGTATCAGTTGACCATCGAACCAAATACGCTGTTTGGCTCACGCCCGCCAGTGCTGCCTGACGACGACGCGCTGTGGGATATTTTCGAGCAGGGCCATCAGTTGCTGACCGCCGCCGGGTATGAGCAGTATGAAACGTCGGCCTACGCGAAACCGGGTTATCAGTGCCAGCACAACCTGAATTACTGGCGCTTCGGGGATTATCTGGGGATCGGCTGCGGCGCGCACGGTAAAATAACGCTGGCGGACGGGTGTATTTTGCGTACCGCGAAAACCCGTCACCCGCGCGGCTATATGACCGGTAATTACCTGGATAAACAGCATGAGGTTGAGACGCAGGATAAGCCGTTCGAGTTTTTCATGAACCGTTTTCGCCTGCTGGAGCCTGCGCCGCGCGCCGAGTTTGCACGTTATACGGGGCTTAGTGAAGCCGCGATTCGCCCGCAGATTGACGAGGCGATTGCGCTGAATTATCTGGCGGAAACGCCGGAGAGCTGGCAGATAACCGAGCACGGTAAGCTGTTTCTTAACTCGCTGCTGGAGTTATTCCTGGCAGAGTAG
- the sufI gene encoding Protein sufI: MSLSRRQFIQASGAALCAGAVPLRAHAAGQQQALPVPPLLESRRGQPLFLTLSRAHWSFVPGTRAQVWGFNGRYMGPTIRVWSGDDVKLIYSNRLQENVAMTVSGLQVPGPLMGGAARMMSPGADWAPVLPVRQASATLWYHANTPNRTGQQVYNGLAGMWLVEDAVSKALPVPNHYGVDDFPVIIQDKRLDNFGTPEYSEPGSGGFVGDTLLVNGAQSPYVEVSRGWVRLRLLNASNARRYLLQMSDGRPLHVIAGDQGFLPAPVSVKQLALAPGERREVLIDMTNGDEVSMTCGEAASIMDRIRGIFEPSSILISTLVLTLRPTGLLPLVTDTLPMRLLPDEIINGAPVRSREITLSDDPGINGQLWDMKRTDVQTQQGAWERWTVRSDMPQSFHMEGVSFLIRSVNGAAPFPEDRGWKDTVWVDGQVELLVYFSQPSWEHFPFLYSSQTLEMADRGSVGQMVVNPAP; encoded by the coding sequence ATGTCACTCAGTCGGCGTCAGTTTATTCAGGCATCGGGCGCTGCGCTTTGCGCGGGCGCGGTGCCGCTGAGGGCGCATGCCGCAGGCCAGCAACAGGCGCTGCCGGTGCCGCCGCTGCTGGAGTCGCGCCGCGGCCAGCCGCTGTTTCTGACGCTCTCTCGCGCCCACTGGTCTTTCGTGCCGGGCACCCGCGCGCAGGTCTGGGGTTTCAATGGCCGCTATATGGGCCCGACTATCCGCGTCTGGAGCGGCGATGACGTCAAGCTTATCTACAGCAATCGTCTGCAAGAAAATGTCGCCATGACGGTGAGCGGGCTGCAAGTGCCGGGGCCGCTGATGGGCGGCGCGGCGCGCATGATGTCGCCAGGCGCCGACTGGGCGCCGGTGCTGCCGGTACGCCAGGCCTCCGCGACGCTCTGGTATCACGCCAATACGCCCAACCGCACCGGCCAGCAGGTCTATAACGGCCTTGCGGGCATGTGGCTGGTGGAAGACGCCGTGAGCAAAGCGCTGCCAGTGCCGAACCACTATGGCGTTGACGATTTCCCGGTCATTATTCAGGACAAGCGCCTCGACAATTTCGGCACGCCGGAATACAGCGAGCCGGGCAGCGGCGGTTTTGTCGGCGATACGCTGCTGGTGAACGGCGCGCAGAGCCCGTATGTGGAAGTCTCGCGCGGCTGGGTGCGTCTGCGGTTGCTGAACGCCTCTAACGCGCGCCGCTATCTGCTGCAGATGAGCGATGGCCGCCCGCTGCACGTGATCGCAGGCGATCAGGGGTTTCTGCCCGCGCCGGTTTCAGTCAAACAGCTGGCGCTGGCGCCCGGCGAGCGCCGCGAAGTGCTCATTGATATGACCAACGGCGATGAGGTCTCGATGACCTGCGGCGAAGCGGCGTCGATCATGGATCGTATTCGCGGAATTTTCGAGCCCTCCAGCATTCTCATCTCCACACTGGTGCTGACGCTGCGGCCCACCGGCCTGTTGCCGCTGGTAACGGATACGCTGCCGATGCGTCTGCTGCCGGATGAGATTATCAACGGCGCGCCGGTGCGTAGCCGCGAGATTACCTTAAGCGACGATCCGGGCATTAACGGTCAGCTGTGGGATATGAAGCGTACCGACGTGCAAACCCAGCAGGGCGCGTGGGAGCGCTGGACGGTGCGTTCCGATATGCCGCAGTCGTTCCATATGGAAGGCGTGAGTTTTCTTATCCGCAGCGTGAATGGCGCCGCGCCGTTCCCGGAAGATCGCGGGTGGAAGGATACGGTGTGGGTGGATGGTCAGGTGGAGCTGCTGGTGTATTTCAGCCAGCCCTCGTGGGAGCATTTCCCGTTCCTCTATTCGAGCCAGACGCTGGAGATGGCCGACCGCGGTTCGGTGGGGCAGATGGTTGTGAACCCGGCGCCGTAA
- the plsC gene encoding 1-acyl-sn-glycerol-3-phosphate acyltransferase — MLSIVRMIIVVLYSIVVSVLGCIWCLFSPRNPRHVATFGHLFGRLSTVFGLKVELRKPQGAENYGNAIYIGNHQNNYDMVTASKIVQPPTVTVGKKSLIWIPFFGQLYWLTGNLLIDRNNRSKAHSTIAEVVEQFRKRDISIWMFPEGTRSRGRGLMPFKTGAFHAAIAAGVPIIPVCVSNTHGKIKLNRWNNGLVIVEMLPPVDTQGWGKEQVRELAAHCRQLMEEKIVQLDKEVAEREAAGKI, encoded by the coding sequence ATGTTATCGATCGTTCGAATGATTATTGTGGTTCTCTACAGTATTGTGGTCTCTGTTCTGGGCTGTATCTGGTGTCTCTTCAGCCCGCGTAATCCGCGCCATGTGGCGACGTTTGGCCATCTGTTCGGCCGTCTTTCCACCGTGTTCGGCCTGAAGGTGGAGCTGCGTAAGCCGCAGGGCGCCGAAAACTACGGCAACGCGATTTACATCGGCAACCACCAGAACAACTACGACATGGTGACGGCGTCGAAAATCGTTCAGCCGCCGACCGTGACCGTCGGCAAAAAAAGCCTGATTTGGATCCCGTTCTTCGGCCAGCTCTACTGGCTGACCGGCAACCTGCTTATCGACCGTAATAACCGCAGCAAGGCGCACAGCACCATCGCCGAAGTGGTGGAGCAGTTCCGCAAGCGCGATATCTCCATCTGGATGTTTCCGGAAGGCACCCGTAGCCGCGGGCGCGGCCTGATGCCGTTTAAAACCGGCGCGTTTCATGCCGCTATCGCCGCTGGCGTGCCGATTATTCCGGTCTGTGTTTCCAATACCCATGGTAAAATCAAGCTCAACCGTTGGAACAACGGTCTGGTCATCGTCGAAATGTTACCGCCTGTTGACACCCAGGGTTGGGGAAAAGAACAGGTACGGGAACTTGCCGCCCACTGCCGCCAGCTGATGGAAGAGAAAATCGTCCAGCTGGATAAAGAAGTGGCCGAGCGCGAAGCCGCTGGCAAGATCTGA